One Siniperca chuatsi isolate FFG_IHB_CAS linkage group LG3, ASM2008510v1, whole genome shotgun sequence genomic region harbors:
- the cplx2l gene encoding complexin 2, like produces MNFVMKAAMGGGPPDVGKMLGGEEKEEDPDAAKKEEERQEALRQQEEERKAKYAKMEAERESMRQGIRDKYGLKKREEAEAEAAAVEEPAAGSLTRPKKAVPAGCGDEEEEESIMDTVMKYLPGPLQDMLKK; encoded by the exons gaGGTCCTCCTGATGTGGGCAAGATGCTGGGtggggaggagaaggaggaggaccCCGATGCAgcaaagaaagaggaggagcgACAGGAGGCGctgaggcagcaggaggaggagaggaaggccAAATATGCCAAGATGGAGGCTGAGAGGGAAAGCATGCGACAAGGCATTAGGGACAAG TATGGCTTGAAAAAGCGTGAGGAGGCCGAGGCTGAGGCAGCAGCTGTGGAGGAGCCTGCAGCCGGCAGCTTGACTCGACCCAAGAAGGCCGTGCCGGCCGGCTGCGGcgacgaggaggaagaggaaagcaTCATGGACACAGTGATGAAATACCTGCCAGGCCCACTGCAAGACATGCTGAAGAAGTAG